The Microbacterium sp. KUDC0406 genome includes a window with the following:
- a CDS encoding YciI family protein, whose product MSDEYMIIIREPEWDYSGSSPAQLEADLAGHKAFQAAVAAAGQRITAGVPLRAQAEAFRITPAADGPVFTDGPFGETREVVTGFYVFTADSAEQARELATLVPTGGWLDVHPVLDMTAVRPASS is encoded by the coding sequence ATGTCCGACGAGTACATGATCATCATCCGCGAGCCGGAGTGGGACTACTCCGGCAGTTCGCCGGCGCAGCTCGAGGCCGATCTGGCGGGGCACAAGGCGTTCCAGGCCGCGGTCGCGGCCGCGGGCCAGCGCATCACCGCCGGCGTGCCGCTGCGGGCCCAGGCCGAAGCGTTCCGCATCACGCCCGCCGCCGACGGCCCGGTCTTCACCGACGGTCCGTTCGGCGAGACCCGCGAGGTCGTCACCGGGTTCTACGTGTTCACCGCCGACTCGGCTGAACAGGCGCGTGAACTCGCCACGCTGGTGCCCACCGGCGGCTGGCTCGACGTGCATCCGGTGCTCGACATGACCGCCGTCCGCCCCGCGTCGTCCTGA
- a CDS encoding RNA polymerase sigma factor: MPAEFSFTGDERLELILTVCHPDLAEETRLALALRFACGIGTREVAALLLVSEPTMAARLTRAKKRLHDSGVRFAMTDGAQVRSRLPDALSVISLLYTTGYAAPTGEDGRRLCTDAVELARDALRIAGDDSEARGLVALLVLTEARHPARVDPAGELVVLAEADRGLWDRALIAEGEALATEALNGGTGRFALQAGIAGVHAIATDWNGTDWSAIARLYDGLVAQWPSPSARLARIVARGYADGIGAAGARLELDADEELFRGSLAAQAFAVRAELGLRAGDDAGARRDLHEAIGRVADPAVRRHLERRLGESGG, from the coding sequence ATGCCGGCGGAGTTCTCCTTCACCGGCGACGAGCGCCTGGAGCTGATCCTCACCGTGTGCCATCCGGATCTCGCGGAGGAGACCCGGCTCGCGCTGGCGCTGCGCTTCGCCTGCGGGATCGGCACCCGCGAGGTCGCGGCCCTGCTGCTGGTGTCGGAGCCGACGATGGCGGCACGGCTCACCAGAGCGAAGAAGCGGCTGCACGACTCCGGCGTGCGCTTCGCCATGACGGATGGCGCGCAGGTTCGCTCACGGCTCCCGGACGCGCTCTCGGTGATCTCGCTCCTGTACACCACCGGATATGCGGCGCCGACGGGCGAGGACGGGCGCCGGCTGTGCACGGATGCCGTGGAGCTGGCGCGCGACGCGCTGCGGATCGCCGGAGACGACTCCGAAGCTCGAGGGCTGGTCGCCCTGCTGGTGCTCACCGAGGCTCGGCATCCGGCTCGCGTGGATCCGGCGGGGGAGCTGGTGGTCCTCGCCGAGGCGGACCGCGGTCTCTGGGATCGTGCTCTCATCGCCGAGGGGGAGGCGCTCGCCACGGAGGCGCTCAACGGCGGAACCGGTCGCTTCGCCCTGCAGGCGGGTATCGCGGGGGTGCACGCGATCGCGACCGACTGGAACGGCACCGACTGGTCGGCGATCGCCCGGCTCTACGACGGTCTGGTCGCGCAGTGGCCGTCGCCCTCGGCACGGCTGGCCAGGATCGTGGCGCGCGGATATGCGGACGGCATCGGCGCGGCCGGTGCGAGACTAGAGCTGGATGCCGACGAGGAGCTGTTCCGCGGGTCGCTCGCCGCACAGGCGTTCGCGGTGCGCGCCGAGCTCGGTCTGCGCGCCGGAGACGATGCCGGGGCACGGCGCGATCTGCACGAGGCGATCGGGCGCGTCGCCGATCCCGCCGTGCGACGACACCTCGAGCGGCGACTGGGGGAGTCCGGCGGTTAG
- a CDS encoding ABC transporter substrate-binding protein, whose translation MKMKRMGAVIAVAGVAVAMTGCSNGPSTGGDADGDTIVVDMWAGSEDDTAALKAQIDVAKKQNPDLKIELRTAPWGDFFTKLTTNMASGNMACVTGMNSGMLASYTDGFVKLTDADLKTAGLSESDFASGATEILKNKGDLYGLPFDVSTMVAYYNEDMLNAAGADLPKTGWTFDDFEAIAKKATTGGKYGFGIGMGDFQWQALPIAKSGTQPVSEDGTLQLTDPGFLKASEWYAGLVTDQKVAAPVASASDTGWGENQFTGENAAMAVDGTWNAVGYLKNDAGFTAGLAPLPAGDKGDLSLVLGSGFGIAKSCENKEDALKVLGSLLSKDAQDYIASSGRSYPARAESQPLYFESLDESYRDQVKAVFDAAFENVQGQYVSDDWAKVGTFVQPQLVSVYNGQESMKNVLESAQQQFGN comes from the coding sequence ATGAAGATGAAGCGCATGGGGGCCGTCATCGCGGTCGCCGGCGTCGCGGTGGCGATGACCGGCTGCTCGAACGGCCCGAGCACCGGTGGCGACGCCGACGGCGACACCATCGTCGTCGACATGTGGGCGGGCAGCGAGGACGACACGGCCGCGCTGAAGGCGCAGATCGATGTCGCGAAGAAGCAGAATCCCGACCTCAAGATCGAGCTGCGGACCGCTCCCTGGGGAGACTTCTTCACCAAGCTCACGACGAACATGGCGTCGGGCAACATGGCCTGTGTCACGGGGATGAACTCGGGCATGCTCGCCAGCTACACCGACGGATTCGTGAAGCTCACCGATGCGGACCTCAAGACCGCCGGCCTCTCCGAGAGCGACTTCGCGTCCGGTGCGACCGAGATCCTGAAGAACAAGGGCGACCTGTACGGCCTTCCGTTCGACGTGTCGACGATGGTCGCCTACTACAACGAGGACATGCTGAACGCCGCCGGCGCCGACCTGCCGAAGACGGGCTGGACGTTCGACGACTTCGAGGCGATCGCGAAGAAGGCGACCACCGGAGGCAAGTACGGATTCGGAATCGGGATGGGCGACTTCCAGTGGCAGGCACTCCCGATCGCGAAGTCCGGCACCCAGCCCGTCTCCGAGGACGGCACTCTGCAGCTGACCGACCCCGGCTTCCTGAAGGCGTCCGAGTGGTACGCGGGCCTCGTCACCGACCAGAAGGTGGCCGCCCCGGTGGCATCCGCCTCCGACACGGGCTGGGGCGAGAACCAGTTCACCGGCGAGAACGCCGCCATGGCGGTCGACGGCACCTGGAACGCGGTCGGCTATCTGAAGAACGACGCCGGCTTCACGGCCGGCCTCGCGCCGCTGCCCGCCGGTGACAAGGGCGACCTCAGCCTCGTGCTGGGTTCGGGCTTCGGCATCGCCAAGAGCTGCGAGAACAAGGAGGACGCGCTGAAGGTGCTGGGCTCGCTGCTCAGCAAGGACGCGCAGGACTACATCGCCTCGTCCGGCCGTAGCTACCCGGCGCGCGCCGAGAGCCAGCCGCTGTACTTCGAGTCGCTCGACGAGTCGTACCGCGACCAGGTCAAGGCCGTCTTCGACGCCGCGTTCGAGAACGTGCAGGGCCAGTACGTCTCCGACGACTGGGCCAAGGTCGGCACCTTCGTGCAGCCGCAGCTCGTCAGCGTGTACAACGGCCAGGAGTCGATGAAGAACGTGCTCGAGTCCGCTCAGCAGCAGTTCGGCAACTGA
- a CDS encoding RNA polymerase sigma factor has translation MTDRIEEAFRADAGRILGAVTAYTGDLQLAEDAVQEGFLRAVAQERSGTVLANPAAWITTAARRAAVDMIRRERTAAKALPALAADTAMVTAGCRRSSPSPATSAWS, from the coding sequence ATGACGGATCGCATCGAGGAGGCGTTCCGCGCAGATGCGGGGCGCATCCTCGGTGCCGTGACCGCGTACACCGGCGACCTGCAGCTCGCCGAGGACGCCGTGCAGGAGGGTTTCCTGCGCGCGGTCGCGCAGGAGCGATCGGGCACCGTGCTCGCCAACCCTGCAGCGTGGATCACCACGGCTGCGCGGCGTGCTGCCGTCGACATGATCCGCCGGGAGCGCACGGCGGCGAAGGCGCTGCCGGCTCTCGCCGCCGACACGGCCATGGTGACCGCCGGATGCCGGCGGAGTTCTCCTTCACCGGCGACGAGCGCCTGGAGCTGA
- a CDS encoding putative quinol monooxygenase gives MSNTLSIIASFVAKPGHEERLRVELAAMIEPSLAEEGCLAYHPYVDSTRSDRMLIVEEWIDAEALEYHFSLPHFTRVAAALDEILAEPFTLRRLTDVRD, from the coding sequence ATGTCGAACACGCTTTCCATCATCGCCAGCTTCGTCGCAAAGCCGGGACACGAGGAGCGGCTGCGCGTCGAACTGGCCGCGATGATCGAGCCCTCGCTGGCCGAGGAGGGATGCCTGGCCTATCACCCGTACGTGGACTCGACCCGGTCGGACCGGATGCTCATCGTGGAGGAGTGGATCGACGCGGAAGCGCTGGAGTACCACTTCAGCCTGCCGCACTTCACCCGGGTGGCCGCAGCCCTGGACGAGATCCTCGCCGAACCGTTCACCCTGCGCCGCCTGACCGATGTCCGCGACTAG
- a CDS encoding M81 family metallopeptidase yields MTERPDASQIWMGPLPPVSEGGLTAPRIGIAGISIESSTFSPHVSGDEAFTIRTGDDLIGYYPFLDAGRELREAARWVPIFHGRSLPGGAVAPETYRRMKDAIVTGIRDAIRDGGGFDGFFFDIHGAMSVIGMQDAEGDLARAVRAELGPDTLITTSMDLHGNVSELLRDEVDLLTCYRMAPHEDWMNTKERAVWNLLDRLRGPHGADPLQRRPYKAWVPVPVLLPGEKTSTRLEPARGIYAELPGIEAMEGVVDASVWIGYAWADEPRCQAYVVVTGDDRRLIAAEAERIARMFWEAREDFVFVAETASLDGALQKALAPDAAHPYLISDSGDNPTAGGAGDVTWTLGRLLARSELTDGSRTTLVASIFDAEAVAAAESAGVGSTVTLEAGARVDDGPSGPARITGTVFSITEGDPDAGTQAVIAVGGLHAIITSRRKPFHHLDDFRMLGLDPEAADIVVVKIGYLEPELYDLAADWTLALTPGGVDQDLLRLGHSHLQPGVYPFDTTGTPALTAVVGRRREDTTAC; encoded by the coding sequence ATGACCGAGCGTCCGGACGCGAGCCAGATCTGGATGGGGCCGCTGCCCCCCGTCTCCGAAGGAGGACTCACCGCACCGAGGATCGGCATCGCCGGCATCTCGATCGAGTCCAGCACGTTCTCGCCGCACGTCTCCGGCGACGAGGCGTTCACGATCCGCACGGGTGACGATCTGATCGGGTACTACCCGTTCCTCGACGCCGGCCGGGAGCTGCGCGAGGCGGCCCGGTGGGTGCCGATCTTCCACGGACGCTCCCTGCCCGGCGGCGCCGTCGCACCCGAGACATACCGACGGATGAAGGATGCGATCGTCACCGGCATCCGTGACGCGATCCGGGACGGCGGGGGCTTCGACGGCTTCTTCTTCGACATCCACGGCGCGATGAGCGTGATCGGGATGCAGGACGCCGAGGGCGATCTTGCGCGTGCGGTGCGCGCCGAGCTCGGTCCGGACACGCTGATCACCACGTCGATGGATCTGCACGGCAACGTCTCCGAGCTGCTGCGCGACGAGGTGGACCTGCTGACGTGCTACCGCATGGCGCCCCACGAGGACTGGATGAACACCAAGGAGCGCGCGGTGTGGAACCTGCTGGACAGGCTTCGGGGACCGCACGGCGCGGACCCGCTGCAGCGTCGTCCGTACAAGGCCTGGGTGCCAGTGCCGGTGCTGCTCCCCGGCGAGAAGACCAGCACCCGGCTGGAGCCGGCGCGCGGGATATACGCCGAGCTGCCCGGCATCGAGGCGATGGAGGGCGTCGTGGACGCCTCGGTGTGGATCGGCTATGCGTGGGCGGACGAGCCGCGCTGCCAGGCCTACGTCGTCGTCACCGGCGACGACCGACGGCTGATCGCCGCAGAGGCCGAGCGGATCGCCCGGATGTTCTGGGAGGCCCGCGAGGACTTCGTCTTCGTGGCCGAGACCGCGTCGCTCGACGGTGCCCTGCAGAAGGCGCTCGCACCGGACGCCGCGCATCCCTACCTGATCTCCGACTCCGGCGACAACCCGACCGCCGGTGGCGCGGGGGATGTCACCTGGACACTCGGCCGGCTGCTCGCCCGCTCGGAGCTGACCGACGGCAGCCGGACCACTCTCGTCGCGTCGATCTTCGACGCGGAGGCAGTGGCCGCCGCTGAGAGCGCCGGCGTGGGTTCGACGGTCACGCTCGAAGCCGGTGCGCGGGTCGACGACGGCCCGAGCGGGCCGGCGCGGATCACCGGCACGGTCTTCTCGATCACCGAGGGCGACCCGGATGCCGGCACCCAGGCGGTCATCGCCGTCGGCGGCCTGCACGCCATCATCACCTCGCGCCGGAAGCCGTTCCATCACCTGGACGACTTCCGGATGCTCGGCCTCGATCCCGAAGCCGCCGACATCGTCGTGGTGAAGATCGGCTACCTCGAGCCGGAGCTCTACGACCTGGCCGCGGACTGGACCCTGGCGCTCACGCCGGGTGGTGTCGACCAGGACCTGCTGCGCCTGGGTCACAGCCACCTCCAGCCCGGCGTCTACCCGTTCGACACCACAGGCACCCCGGCGCTGACCGCCGTGGTGGGCCGCCGCCGAGAGGACACCACCGCATGCTGA
- a CDS encoding MmyB family transcriptional regulator has protein sequence MVARKRLDRPQHVGPETWQALDALGAVPAYIVGRRLDILAWNDLSRLLIADFPALPDEERNMARLVFLDEGSRDLYPDWEIKARDTVANLRYDAGRHPDDPRLERLVGQLSLASSDFRRMWADQNVRARSRGRKRFRHPQVGELELDYIAMRAPDDPDMTMMIYSAPAGSGSAADLGLLAALSASTPRSVEPRGVAS, from the coding sequence GTGGTTGCACGAAAGCGTCTGGATCGGCCCCAGCACGTCGGGCCTGAGACGTGGCAGGCCCTCGACGCCCTCGGCGCGGTTCCCGCGTACATCGTGGGCCGCCGTCTGGACATCCTCGCCTGGAATGACCTGTCTCGACTGCTGATCGCCGACTTCCCCGCGCTTCCCGACGAAGAGCGCAACATGGCACGTCTGGTCTTTCTGGACGAGGGGTCGCGAGACCTGTACCCCGACTGGGAGATCAAGGCACGCGACACCGTCGCCAACCTGCGCTACGACGCCGGCCGCCACCCCGATGATCCGCGGCTGGAGAGGCTCGTCGGACAGCTCTCCCTGGCGAGCAGCGATTTCCGGCGCATGTGGGCGGATCAGAACGTCCGCGCGAGATCTCGCGGTCGCAAGCGGTTCCGTCACCCGCAGGTCGGAGAGCTCGAGCTCGACTACATCGCCATGCGCGCTCCCGACGATCCGGATATGACGATGATGATCTACAGCGCACCCGCCGGATCCGGCTCCGCCGCCGATCTGGGGCTGCTGGCCGCCCTCAGCGCATCGACTCCCCGGTCGGTCGAGCCGCGTGGAGTCGCGTCCTGA
- a CDS encoding carbohydrate ABC transporter permease: MTTTIAPRRRRGALAKVEARQALGFASPALVGLALFTIVPVVLSIVMSFFDWPTFGERTFNGGANYARLFQDPNFLPALGNTLVFTVLYVPASIALSLLLALALGPRIRGRGALRVLFFIPVVTPMVANVLVWKMLLQPQGLFNGLAQTWFGVELPNFLADKNWAMIMVVVMSVWQGIGYNMLIFSAALEQLPESVMEAAVIDGARGFRLTWSVMIPMISPAIFFATIMTMITSLQVFVQPQMLTGGGPGNATLPLVMWIYNQGFKFQDLGLAAAGAWILFALIIIITALQFGAQKKWVHYEH, from the coding sequence ATGACCACCACGATCGCTCCTCGGCGTCGTCGCGGTGCTCTCGCCAAGGTCGAGGCGCGCCAGGCGCTGGGCTTCGCAAGCCCGGCCCTGGTGGGCCTCGCCCTGTTCACGATCGTGCCGGTCGTCTTGTCCATCGTGATGAGCTTCTTCGACTGGCCGACGTTCGGCGAGCGCACCTTCAACGGCGGCGCCAACTACGCCAGGCTCTTCCAGGACCCGAACTTCCTGCCGGCGCTGGGGAACACTCTGGTGTTCACCGTCCTGTACGTCCCGGCAAGCATCGCGCTCTCGCTGCTGCTGGCGCTCGCGCTCGGACCGCGGATCCGCGGCCGCGGCGCACTGCGCGTGCTGTTCTTCATCCCCGTCGTCACACCCATGGTGGCGAACGTGCTGGTGTGGAAGATGCTGCTGCAGCCGCAGGGCCTGTTCAACGGTCTCGCGCAGACCTGGTTCGGTGTGGAGCTCCCGAACTTCCTCGCCGACAAGAACTGGGCGATGATCATGGTCGTCGTGATGAGCGTGTGGCAGGGCATCGGCTACAACATGCTGATCTTCTCCGCAGCTCTCGAACAGCTTCCCGAGAGCGTGATGGAGGCTGCGGTGATCGACGGTGCGAGGGGATTCCGTCTCACCTGGAGCGTGATGATCCCGATGATCTCGCCGGCGATCTTCTTCGCCACGATCATGACGATGATCACCTCGCTGCAGGTCTTCGTGCAGCCGCAGATGCTCACCGGCGGCGGGCCGGGCAACGCCACGCTTCCGCTGGTGATGTGGATCTACAACCAGGGCTTCAAGTTCCAGGACCTGGGTCTGGCCGCGGCCGGCGCGTGGATCCTGTTCGCACTCATCATCATCATCACCGCGCTGCAGTTCGGCGCGCAGAAGAAGTGGGTGCACTATGAGCACTGA
- a CDS encoding carbohydrate ABC transporter permease codes for MSTDIREPLVLSDPEDAGDVEVERTRGRAPQNAAGRVRLVFQHVAVYIAAGIFLLPLIYAFFSALKPNGEMFAMPPRLIGSEVRWSNFAEVFEYGPFWTYIFNSLFVAVAGTLVVLIVSTTAGYAFGRLRWKGRDAVFVLFLATLMVPAEVLVIPMFQVMQWFDWVDTFQALIFPFAFTAFGTFLMRQFFRGIPYELEEAARVDGAGAVRTFLRIILPLSTSAVAVLAVFTFLSFWNSYLWPLIVTVDYNAHGTLPVGLASFSGLTGTRWDLQMAASIISMIPTTILVIALQKHLVKGIAMAGLGGR; via the coding sequence ATGAGCACTGACATCAGGGAACCCCTCGTCCTGAGCGACCCGGAGGACGCCGGGGATGTCGAGGTCGAGCGCACGCGCGGGCGCGCGCCGCAGAACGCCGCAGGGCGCGTGCGCCTGGTCTTCCAGCACGTCGCGGTCTACATCGCCGCGGGCATCTTCCTGCTGCCGCTGATCTACGCCTTCTTCTCGGCACTCAAGCCGAACGGCGAGATGTTCGCCATGCCACCGCGCCTGATCGGCTCGGAGGTGCGCTGGTCGAACTTCGCCGAGGTCTTCGAGTACGGTCCGTTCTGGACCTACATCTTCAACTCCCTGTTCGTCGCGGTCGCCGGCACGCTCGTGGTGCTCATCGTCTCGACGACCGCCGGCTACGCCTTCGGCCGCCTGCGCTGGAAGGGCAGGGACGCCGTGTTCGTGCTGTTCCTGGCCACGCTGATGGTGCCGGCGGAGGTGCTCGTCATCCCGATGTTCCAGGTCATGCAGTGGTTCGACTGGGTGGACACCTTCCAGGCGCTGATCTTCCCGTTCGCCTTCACCGCCTTCGGCACGTTCCTCATGCGCCAGTTCTTCCGCGGCATCCCGTACGAGCTCGAGGAGGCGGCTCGTGTCGACGGCGCCGGTGCGGTGCGCACGTTCCTGCGCATCATCCTGCCGCTGTCGACCTCCGCGGTCGCCGTCCTCGCGGTGTTCACGTTCCTGTCGTTCTGGAACAGCTACCTGTGGCCGCTGATCGTGACCGTCGACTACAACGCGCATGGCACGCTCCCCGTGGGCCTCGCGAGCTTCTCCGGGCTGACCGGAACGCGCTGGGACCTGCAGATGGCGGCGTCGATCATCTCGATGATCCCGACCACGATCCTCGTGATCGCGCTGCAGAAGCACCTGGTGAAGGGCATCGCGATGGCGGGTCTGGGCGGTCGCTGA
- a CDS encoding alpha-L-fucosidase, translating into MLNFEMRTGPDFGSAAPQYPTNGVPDWYRDAKLGFFVHWGLYSVPAWAVQHGEGVNIPTEDAYAWHQYAEWYGNTVRIEGSPTWRRHQELYGPGTSYEDLADRWDASAFDADAFVGELVGAGAKYVIPTTKHHEGFCLWETATTGFNAAARGPRRDLIREFHDATRRAGARFGVYFSGALDWHVSDFPPIESDTDLFRFRRNDEHFSRYAAAQLEELVERFSPDVLWNDIEWPDGGKGDDDYAVAALLRRYFDAVPQGVVNDRWGVPYHGFLTREYRNIPDILEHPWESTRGLGYSFGFNQAEDDRHSLSGDELIRMLVDVVSKNGNLLINVGPAADGTIPALQLAAMRAMGAWLGENGDAIYGTRPWIRFGEPLAPVRYTSSAAGVHVHALDPSTGEVALPAELAGRDIRWADGSAARKASHPDGTVTLSIPEGLRGAAVAVATAG; encoded by the coding sequence ATGCTGAACTTCGAGATGCGCACCGGACCCGACTTCGGATCCGCAGCGCCGCAGTATCCGACCAACGGCGTCCCGGACTGGTACCGCGACGCGAAGCTCGGCTTCTTCGTGCACTGGGGCCTGTACTCGGTGCCCGCCTGGGCCGTGCAGCACGGCGAGGGCGTGAACATCCCGACCGAGGACGCGTACGCCTGGCACCAGTACGCCGAGTGGTACGGCAACACCGTGAGGATCGAGGGCAGTCCGACCTGGCGGAGGCATCAGGAGCTGTACGGCCCCGGAACCTCGTACGAGGACCTCGCCGATCGCTGGGACGCCTCGGCGTTCGACGCCGACGCCTTCGTCGGAGAACTGGTCGGTGCGGGCGCGAAGTACGTGATCCCCACCACGAAGCATCACGAGGGCTTCTGCCTGTGGGAGACCGCGACGACGGGCTTCAACGCCGCCGCGCGCGGGCCCAGGCGCGATCTCATCCGCGAGTTCCACGACGCCACCCGTCGTGCCGGCGCACGCTTCGGGGTCTACTTCTCCGGCGCGCTGGACTGGCATGTCAGCGACTTCCCGCCGATCGAGTCCGACACCGATCTGTTCCGCTTCCGCCGCAACGACGAGCACTTCTCCCGCTACGCCGCCGCACAGCTGGAGGAGCTGGTGGAGCGCTTCTCGCCCGATGTGCTCTGGAACGACATCGAGTGGCCGGACGGCGGCAAGGGCGACGACGACTACGCCGTCGCCGCGCTGCTGAGGCGCTACTTCGACGCGGTTCCGCAGGGGGTTGTGAACGACCGCTGGGGTGTGCCGTACCACGGCTTCCTCACGCGCGAGTACCGGAACATCCCCGACATCCTCGAGCACCCCTGGGAGTCGACGCGCGGCCTCGGGTACTCGTTCGGCTTCAACCAGGCGGAGGACGACCGGCACTCGCTCTCGGGCGACGAGCTGATCAGGATGCTCGTCGACGTGGTCTCGAAGAACGGCAACCTGCTGATCAACGTGGGGCCCGCCGCCGACGGCACGATACCCGCGCTGCAGCTGGCGGCCATGCGGGCGATGGGCGCCTGGCTGGGCGAGAACGGCGACGCGATCTACGGCACCCGCCCGTGGATCCGCTTCGGCGAGCCGCTCGCACCGGTGCGGTACACCTCGTCGGCTGCCGGCGTGCACGTGCATGCGCTCGACCCGTCGACCGGTGAGGTCGCCCTGCCCGCCGAACTCGCCGGACGCGACATCCGCTGGGCCGACGGCTCGGCCGCCCGGAAGGCGTCGCACCCGGACGGCACCGTGACGCTGAGCATCCCCGAGGGGCTGCGCGGCGCGGCCGTCGCCGTGGCGACAGCCGGATGA
- a CDS encoding helix-turn-helix transcriptional regulator, giving the protein MDRALQLSEFLKSRRARLQPDDAGAVDFGGRRRVPGLRREELALLAGVSVDYYTRLEQGRARNVSPASSTPSPARCSSTLMNEHT; this is encoded by the coding sequence ATGGATCGCGCCCTACAGCTGAGTGAGTTTCTCAAGAGCCGCCGCGCGCGGCTGCAGCCCGACGACGCCGGCGCCGTCGACTTCGGCGGCCGGCGCCGGGTACCCGGGCTGCGACGCGAAGAACTCGCCCTCCTGGCCGGGGTCAGCGTCGACTACTACACGCGCTTGGAACAGGGCCGTGCCCGAAACGTGTCCCCGGCGTCCTCGACGCCGTCGCCCGCGCGCTGCAGCTCGACGCTGATGAACGAGCACACCTGA
- a CDS encoding ROK family protein, with amino-acid sequence MQDRGTAVPSGVPADAGIDIGGTKIAALIVDERGTVLARGSAPAPAREGGAAMADAAAALVTGLAAEAGVSLRAAGVGAAGVVDHATGTIRAASEMFVDWVGFPLGDELSDRLGVPVRIENDVNAFLLGEAAGRADRDVLGVMLGTGVGGALIVDGDLRHGPHGAAGEIGHTPGYSDLRCTCGQTGHLETLASGTSIGARYGERTGDVLNSSGVAERARAGDADAIAVFRDAGRALALACASAATLLDIPLAIVGGGVAHAWDLLAPAVDEALRTDAPITGIPLRVIPAEKGGDAVALGAIESARRARAVVAY; translated from the coding sequence ATGCAGGACCGGGGCACCGCTGTGCCCTCAGGAGTGCCCGCCGACGCGGGCATCGACATCGGCGGCACCAAGATCGCCGCGCTCATCGTCGACGAGCGGGGCACCGTGCTGGCCCGGGGGAGCGCCCCGGCACCGGCGCGGGAGGGCGGTGCGGCGATGGCGGATGCCGCAGCGGCTCTCGTGACCGGGCTCGCCGCCGAGGCCGGGGTCTCGCTGCGTGCCGCCGGCGTGGGTGCCGCCGGCGTCGTCGATCACGCGACGGGCACGATCCGGGCGGCATCCGAGATGTTCGTCGACTGGGTGGGCTTCCCTCTCGGCGACGAGCTGTCCGACCGCCTGGGCGTGCCGGTTCGGATCGAGAACGACGTCAATGCGTTCCTGCTCGGCGAGGCGGCGGGACGCGCCGACCGGGATGTGCTCGGTGTGATGCTGGGCACGGGCGTCGGCGGTGCGCTCATCGTCGACGGCGATCTCAGACACGGCCCGCACGGCGCGGCCGGCGAGATCGGGCACACTCCCGGGTACAGCGACCTGCGCTGCACGTGCGGCCAGACCGGCCACCTGGAGACCCTGGCATCCGGGACCTCGATCGGGGCGCGATACGGCGAGCGCACCGGCGACGTGCTGAACTCCTCCGGCGTCGCGGAGCGCGCCAGGGCGGGCGACGCCGACGCGATCGCCGTCTTCCGCGACGCGGGCCGTGCACTGGCGCTCGCCTGCGCGAGCGCGGCGACGCTGCTCGACATCCCGCTCGCGATCGTCGGCGGCGGAGTCGCCCACGCCTGGGATCTGCTCGCGCCCGCCGTCGACGAGGCGCTGCGCACGGATGCCCCCATCACCGGGATCCCGCTGCGCGTGATCCCCGCGGAGAAGGGCGGCGATGCCGTCGCCCTCGGCGCGATCGAGTCCGCACGGCGCGCACGCGCCGTCGTCGCATACTGA
- a CDS encoding copper homeostasis protein CutC codes for MTAPAKRSHPLRLEIAVQDAAGARTAFAMGADRVELCQALAETGGLTPSAAAVDAVLEAARRADRVAVLVRPRPGGFVYDTDEIALIAADVRELVRRGAGAVVVGALDAGGRIDVEALSRWTDAADGADVVFHRAIDTLSAPEATIDQLAELGIRRVLTSGGAPRSIDGLPTISALARRAAGRVQIMSGGGVRVDDIPALVGAGVDAVHLSARRPSGDRAPSGPGGGDSGFDVTDETIVAAARAALDRANSAS; via the coding sequence ATGACCGCGCCCGCGAAGCGCTCGCATCCGTTGCGGCTCGAGATCGCGGTGCAGGATGCGGCGGGCGCGCGCACGGCGTTCGCCATGGGCGCCGACCGCGTCGAACTGTGCCAGGCCCTCGCCGAGACCGGCGGTCTCACCCCGTCGGCGGCCGCCGTGGATGCGGTGCTCGAGGCCGCGCGGCGCGCGGACCGTGTCGCGGTGCTGGTGCGTCCGCGACCGGGCGGCTTCGTGTACGACACGGACGAGATCGCCCTGATCGCCGCCGATGTCCGTGAGCTCGTGCGCCGCGGCGCCGGAGCGGTCGTCGTCGGTGCACTGGATGCCGGGGGACGGATCGACGTCGAGGCCCTCTCCCGCTGGACGGATGCCGCGGACGGTGCCGATGTCGTGTTCCACCGGGCCATCGACACGCTGTCGGCGCCGGAAGCCACCATTGATCAGCTCGCCGAGCTCGGGATCCGGCGGGTGCTGACCAGCGGTGGAGCCCCGCGCAGCATCGACGGGCTGCCGACGATCTCGGCGCTCGCGCGCCGGGCGGCCGGCCGCGTGCAGATCATGTCCGGCGGGGGAGTGCGGGTCGACGACATCCCCGCGCTCGTCGGGGCGGGCGTCGATGCCGTGCATCTGTCCGCCCGTCGTCCCTCCGGGGACCGCGCGCCGAGCGGGCCCGGTGGGGGCGACTCGGGGTTCGATGTGACCGACGAGACCATCGTGGCCGCCGCGCGCGCAGCACTCGATCGCGCGAACTCCGCGTCATGA